The Equus caballus isolate H_3958 breed thoroughbred chromosome 12, TB-T2T, whole genome shotgun sequence genome contains a region encoding:
- the SLC22A11 gene encoding solute carrier family 22 member 11 has product MAFSELLEQVGGEGLFQTLQVFTLLLVSVLLPSQLLLENFSAAVPGHRCWVHMLDNGSETPANLTPEALLTISIPPGPNQGPHQCRRFRQPQWQLLDPNATAANWSEAATEPCVDGWVYNLSTFTSTIVSEWGLVCDNQGLKPLGQSIFMAGVLVGSFACGLLSYWLGRKPLLCWCSLQMAVASTSTIFAPSFLVYCTLRFLSAFGLAGIILTSATLMAEWTTTRRRAVTLTILGCTYSLGQTALGGLAFFLRDWRTLQLAVSVPMFATFLTSWWLPESARWLIITGKPDQALQELRKVARINGRKEARKTLTTEVLMSSMEEEVASARARQSVLDLFRVPVLCWRSLSLFVVQFAVMLSYYGLVLDLQRLGSDIFLLQVLFGAVDFLGRGTTTLFLRFFGRRVTLASFLTMAGLSILANVLVPQGLQPLRVVFAVLGKGCFGVSLTCLTIYKPELFPTPLRMTADGFLQSAGRLGAVIGPLIMMTRQALPLLPPISYGVISIAASLIVLFLPETRGLPLPDTIQDLESQTSAPASGAQREEIIRESTWF; this is encoded by the exons ATGGCGTTCTCCGAGCTCCTGGAGCAGGTCGGGGGCGAGGGCCTCTTCCAGACGCTGCAGGTCTTCACGCTCCTCCTTGTGTCCgtcctcctgccctcccagctGCTCCTGGAGAACTTCTCGGCCGCCGTCCCTGGCCACCGCTGCTGGGTCCACATGCTGGACAACGGCTCTGAGACCCCTGCAAACCTCACCCCCGAGGCCCTCCTCACCATCTCCATCCCCCCGGGCCCCAACCAGGGGCCCCACCAGTGTCGCCGCTTCCGCCAACCGCAGTGGCAGCTCCTGGACCCCAATGCCACGGCCGCTAACTGGAGCGAGGCTGCCACGGAGCCATGCGTGGACGGCTGGGTCTACAACCTCAGCACCTTCACCTCCACAATCGTGAGCGAG TGGGGCCTGGTGTGTGACAACCAGGGCCTGAAGCCCCTGGGCCAGTCCATCTTCATGGCTGGGGTCCTGGTGGGATCCTTTGCCTGCGGCCTCCTCTCCTACTG GTTGGGGCGGAAGCCACTTCTCTGCTGGTGCAGCCTGCAGATGGCCGTGGCCAGCACCAGCACCATCTTTGCCCCCAGCTTCCTCGTCTACTGCACCCTCCGATTTTTGAGTGCCTTTGGGCTGGCTGGCATCATCCTGACCTCAGCAACACTCA TGGCAGAGTGGACCACTACCCGCAGGAGGGCTGTCACCCTGACGATCTTGGGATGCACCTACAGCTTGGGCCAGACAGCCCTGGGTGGCCTGGCCTTCTTCCTGCGGGACTGGCGAACCCTCCAGCTGGCCGTGTCAGTGCCCATGTTTGCCACCTTCCTGACATCCTG GTGGCTGCCAGAGTCTGCCCGGTGGCTGATTATCACGGGCAAACCAGACCAAGCGCTTCAGGAACTCAGAAAGGTGGCCAGGATAAATGGCCGCAAGGAAGCCAGAAAGACACTGACCACAGAG GTGCTGATGTCCAGCatggaggaggaggtggcctCCGCGAGGGCCCGCCAGTCGGTGCTGGACCTGTTCCGCGTGCCCGTGCTGTGCTGGAGAAGCTTGAGTCTCTTCGTGGTGCA ATTCGCCGTAATGCTCTCCTACTACGGGCTGGTCCTCGACCTGCAGAGACTGGGGAGTGACATCTTCCTCCTCCAGGTCCTCTTCGGAGCCGTGGACTTCCTGGGCCGGGGCACCACCACCTTATTTCTCCGGTTCTTCGGCCGCCGCGTGACCCTGGCCAGCTTCCTGACCATGGCTGGCCTCTCCATCCTGGCCAACGTACTGGTCCCACAGG GCTTGCAGCCCCTGCGTGTGGTCTTTGCCGTGCTGGGAAAGGGATGTTTTGGTGTAAGCTTGACATGCCTAACCATCTACAAGCCTGAGCTCTTCCCAACTCCGCTGCG gATGACCGCAGATGGCTTCCTGCAGTCAGCAGGTCGGCTGGGGGCTGTGATTGGCCCCCTGATCATGATGACCCGCCAGGccctgcccctgctgcccccCATCTCCTACGGTGTCATCTCCATCGCTGCCAGCCTCATCGTGCTCTTCCTCCCAGAGACCCGGGGACTTCCACTCCCTGACACCATCCAGGACCTGGAGAGCCA GACATCAGCACCAGCCAGTGGTGCCCAGCGAGAGGAGATCATCAGAGAAAGCACCTGGTTCTAG